Below is a window of Candidatus Bathyarchaeota archaeon DNA.
TCCTTTAGCTGATGCATTAAAGTATCCTCTAGCCTCCACATGCCTACCTTCAGGCGTAACACCAACAGCCCTAACAACACCAGGCAATTGAATAGGCAATCCATAAAGGTTTGGATCGCATTTACCTCCATATCTTACTGTACCATATATTATGGCGGGGTTTTGAGCTGCTTTAACAAGCATTATAGGCCAATTCTCAACTGGCATAGCGTTCTCTATTAATGCGGTAGTATTTTGGCTTTTTAATGGATAAGAATCTCCAAGAAAAATTTTGAAAAAGTATTTTCCAGCTATGTATGGGGCTTTAATTTGGTTTATTCTAATATAGTACCATTCGCTCCATTCTCTTTCAGGGGTGAATTCTAAACCTTTCCCTGAAGCTTCTATTCTTATAATCCACCATCCTGGAGCAAAAGGATCATTCATATCAGCTTTAGAAACTAATATACGTCCATAATCATCTGTTAAAGTTGTTACTATGTTTGAGCTGTCACCTGTTAACCAATTTATTCTACCATAAGGTTCAAAACCATCTTGAATAAGTTCACCATATTTATCAATTATTGGAGCAGGTATATAAATGGAAATATTTTTGAATCTAAAAATAGGTTTCGGGTTTTCAGATGTAATAAAAGCTTTAGGTTGAGAAAAATTTATAGCTATTATAAAATCTCCAACACTATCTCGAGTTAGAGTTGAAGTTAAAATAGCACCTTCAGGTGAGTAAGAGTTACTAGCTAATTGAGAAGGAAACTCAAATGTTTCAAAAGGGGATTGATAACCTGGTGGATAATTTAAATTATTTAGATAAATTTTAAGTCCACTTCCCGGCCAAATATAAGCTAAAGGACCTGGAACATGCGCGTTTCCAAAGGTATTGTTTGGGTTTAATTCATGATCATTAATTTTAAAGAATGGGGATTCACCAGATATTTTACCTAAAGTTGTATGAGCTGAAACTTGAATTGTTTGAATAAATAAGAGTAAAGAAAAAAGAATTGTTAAAGCTATTTTTTTGTAACCCACTGAGTTATGCAATCCCCCTTTCTTGAATATTTAAACCTTAAGAAGTTTGAAGTTTAAAGAGGTTTTTTAAAGATGACTCTTTTACGTTTTAAAATAAAGAGGGAAACTGCAATAATTATGACCATTGCAATTACTGCTAAAATAACTATTGAGTATCTCCATGTAACATTTATGTTTATTGGTAAAGTATCGTTAAGATTGTAGATTTCATCTTGAATCCATTCAATTCTCAAGTTTACTGTATAATTGTTTGGCGGTGTTTTTCCATCAATATCTACTAGGAAGAAAGCTGTTTTTGATTCTCCTGGATTAATTGTACCTAGGAAATCTGTTAAAGTTCCTGAAAAATAGTTTCCAGCTAAAAGTTTTACTCTAACAGATTCAGCTTTAACATTTCCATTATTTTTTAATGTTATTTTAAATGTTACTCCTAAATCTCCAGCTTGAAAAGATGTTGGTTTAGCTTCAATTATTGTGAATTCAGCTTTTTCAGCTATAATAAAGTTTATTAAGCCTATTAAATATTTATTTGAATCTTCAATAGCATAAAGGTTTAGTGCGTAATTTCCAGGTTTAGCTTTTTTATCTACATCTATTAAAAATCGAACTTGCGTTACTTGATTTGGTTTAATAGTTCCTATAAAAGCTTCATTAGAACTTGTTGAAGATTGCTTAAAAGGTTCATTAAGCTCAAGAAAAACTTTAAGATTATTAACTGAACCTAAACCTGAGTTAACTATAAAAACGGTTAAAGCAACTTGAGCACTCCCAGGATAAACTTTTATCGGGGTTGTAATTACATTTTGAATATGAAGTTCTCCTTTCCAAATAGGTACATCTAAATAAACAGTATCAGTTGTTTCACTTAACATTCTAGCGCTTCTATAAGTTAATTTAAAAAGCAACTTGTAAATACCTTCACTAGCGTTTTGAGCGATATTAAGTGTATATTGAAAAGTGAAGCTTCTACCTGCAGGTATATCGCCTGCAAATTTAGTAATAGATGGAACTGAATAATTTTCGCTATTAGATCGGTATTCATAGGAAAAGGGATGTTGAAGCATTAAAGTGCCTTTAACATCTCTTGCAAACTCATCTCCAGAATTAATTACAACTATTGAAAGTGTAACACCTTTATCTCCTGGGCTAGCGGTTAATGGTACAGCAGGGTTTACACCCCAATAAACACTTGAAACAATAAGCTTTGGAATCCCAACTTGCGCTTCAACAATCGAAACGTTTACCATAATAGAGGCTAAAAAAATAATTAAAAATATGTTTCTTAAAAATTTAAATTTTAACAATTTCATTTCTCACCTCGTTAAAGCTTTTCTAAAAAGCGGAATTGCAATACTTAAAGTTATAATTGAATATAATAAAAGAACAATTATATCCCATGCTATTTGGTTAAAGTTAGCATTTAAAACTATTACTTTTCTTAATCCATCAGCAGCGTAATAAAGCGGCATCATTTTACCTATATATTGAAGCCATTTTGGAAGCTGCTCTATAGGAAATAAAATATTGCAAATAAACATTGATGGAATTTGAAAAAGCATAATTAAAGTCATTGCTGTTTCTTGTTCAGGAGCAAGAGTTGTTGCAATTATTCCAATCCCTATAAAGCTTGAAACACCTAAAAACATTATAAGCAGCATTAAAAGGAAACTCCCATAAATTTTAACTCCAAAAAAAGCCATTGAAATACCTAAAACTATGAATGCTTGAGCCATCCCTCTAATTGTTTGAGCTAAAACTTTACCAGTTATTATAGCGTAGCTTGAGATTGGGGCAACAAGTATTCCATCTAATGTACCTTGCTCTTTTTCTCGCGCTATAGCAGCAGCTAAACCTGAAAGCGTCCCCATAACTATATTTAAAGCCATAAAGCCTGGTGCTAAAAACTCAAATGAACTTGTTGTTCCAGCTATCAAGTTTCTTCTTTCAACATTTATTGGTTCAACTATAAAATTAGCATCAATTGATTCATTAACATTTTTAATTATAGATGCTGATATACTGCTTGAAATCATTTTGAAAAGCATTAAAATCTGAGAGTATACAACTGATGAAAGCTGAGAGCTTGTATCATCCATAGTAACAATAATTACAGCTTGACGGTTAGATTTTAAAGCTTCTGTAAAACCGTTTGGAACAACAATAACTCCTTTTAATTCTCCAGCTACAATTTTCTCTCTTGCAACTTCAAAACTTGAAAAATCTTTAATTTTTAAAAGCCCAGTTGAAGAAGCTAATTGTTTAAATTGATCAGCAACATTATGAGCGGTTGCTCCTCCATCCTCTACAACTATTCCAATTGGGATATTAGAGTAAGGTGAAGCAATTTTACCTGAATAAATATTGCTTGTTCCAACTGTTGGAAACATAAAACCAAACAAAAACATTAAAACAATAGGAAGAGTTAAAAAAGTTATAAAAAGCATTTTCATTCTCCAAAAATATAAAAGATCTTTAAAAGCTATATCAAGAGAAGATTTAATATTATTTGAAAGACTCATTTTATATTCCTCCCATAAAACTTACTCGTATATTATTTGAAGCTGAATCTCTAAGCGTCCTTCCTGTAAGCTCAAGAAAAACTTCATGAAGAGAAGAACAATTATATTTTTTCTTAAGATTATCAGGCGTGTCTAAAGCTATTATTTTTCCATGATCAATTATGCCAACTCTATCTGAGAGAAGCTCAGCTTCCTCCATCATATGAGTTGTTAAAACTATTGTTTTTCCATTTTTCTTAAGCTCTTTTATTAAATCCCTAATGAATTGAACACTTTGTGGATCAAGCATAGCTGTAGGCTCATCTAAAAACACTATTTTAGGGTCATGAATTAAACCCCTAACAATATTTAATCTTTGACGCATACCACTTGAGTAACCACCAACAGGAAAATCTTTAAATCTAGTTAAAAGCACCATATCAAGCAGTTCTTTAACTCTATCTTCAAGGTGTTTCCCTCTTAACCCATATAATTTACCGAAAAACTTTAAATTCTCAACAGCTGTTAATTGTGGATATAAAATAAGTTTTTCAGCTACAAGCCCAATAATTCTTCTAACTTTCTCAGCTTGTTTAGTTACATCATAACCTCCAACAATAGCTGTTCCTTCAGTTGGTTTAGTAAGTGTACAAAGCATTCTTATAGTAGTGCTTTTTCCCGCTCCATTAGGTCCTAGAAAACCGAATATTTCACCTTCTTTAACTTCAAAATTTATATGATCAACAGCTGTAAAACTATTAAATTTTTTAGTTAAGTTTTTAGCGATTATTACTTCACTCATTAAATATCAACCGATTAAAGCTTTATATAGCAATGCGATATAATAGCTTTAATAAAATATAAGTTTTATGGGCACAGTGAAAAATATTGAGTTGTAACACATTAGCTTGGGTTAAAGAAGTTTATAAAGGATACTTAAGATTAGTTATTTTAATGCTTTTAACTAAAAAACCTATGCATGGATATGAGATAATGAATGAAGTTGAAGCTAGAACACTTGGGTTTTGGAGACCAACAGCAGGTGGGATATATCCACTTTTAAAAAAAATGGAGAGAAAAGGTGAAGTAAAAAGTAAATGGGTAAAAATATTTGGAAGAAAAAGAAAAATTTATGAAGTAACTGTTAATGGAAAAAGAAAACTTAATAATGCTTTAAAAAAACAAAAAATGTTAATGAATACTTTAAATGGGTTATTTACAGAGTTTTTAACAGAATTTTTAGATGTGAAGCTTCCATCAAAATTTAAATCTTTATCGTTATTTCAAG
It encodes the following:
- a CDS encoding ABC transporter permease, translating into MSLSNNIKSSLDIAFKDLLYFWRMKMLFITFLTLPIVLMFLFGFMFPTVGTSNIYSGKIASPYSNIPIGIVVEDGGATAHNVADQFKQLASSTGLLKIKDFSSFEVAREKIVAGELKGVIVVPNGFTEALKSNRQAVIIVTMDDTSSQLSSVVYSQILMLFKMISSSISASIIKNVNESIDANFIVEPINVERRNLIAGTTSSFEFLAPGFMALNIVMGTLSGLAAAIAREKEQGTLDGILVAPISSYAIITGKVLAQTIRGMAQAFIVLGISMAFFGVKIYGSFLLMLLIMFLGVSSFIGIGIIATTLAPEQETAMTLIMLFQIPSMFICNILFPIEQLPKWLQYIGKMMPLYYAADGLRKVIVLNANFNQIAWDIIVLLLYSIITLSIAIPLFRKALTR
- a CDS encoding ATP-binding cassette domain-containing protein; its protein translation is MSEVIIAKNLTKKFNSFTAVDHINFEVKEGEIFGFLGPNGAGKSTTIRMLCTLTKPTEGTAIVGGYDVTKQAEKVRRIIGLVAEKLILYPQLTAVENLKFFGKLYGLRGKHLEDRVKELLDMVLLTRFKDFPVGGYSSGMRQRLNIVRGLIHDPKIVFLDEPTAMLDPQSVQFIRDLIKELKKNGKTIVLTTHMMEEAELLSDRVGIIDHGKIIALDTPDNLKKKYNCSSLHEVFLELTGRTLRDSASNNIRVSFMGGI
- a CDS encoding PadR family transcriptional regulator; the protein is MSCNTLAWVKEVYKGYLRLVILMLLTKKPMHGYEIMNEVEARTLGFWRPTAGGIYPLLKKMERKGEVKSKWVKIFGRKRKIYEVTVNGKRKLNNALKKQKMLMNTLNGLFTEFLTEFLDVKLPSKFKSLSLFQDVFPLENLKPKTNKDKKKILLTLKVRLGEILESIQEILKEINQKLNEIK